The sequence below is a genomic window from Brettanomyces bruxellensis chromosome 9, complete sequence.
AGTCCTCCAAGGACCCGATACAAATTATTTTCGTCTGCCATACGGAATGACtgatgcttcttttggtATATCGTTCAAAAGGGGGTGCTATTACTATGTTATGCTATCCTTATCCTATGATATCCAGGATCGCaggaaacaacaaaaaaaaactgaaaaatttaagcTACGCAACATAGTGCTAGACGACGTATACGGAAATCAATGTACGGATGTCCAGGAAACTGAAATGTCCTCATAAACAAAAGCTAGGATACGAATAACCGGAAGTATCTATATATCAGCTTCCGGGATTTCCATTTATATCTACTGATTATCAATACTTGAGTATCATTAGATAGTAATCTATTATCAGTCTATATTAGTGAAAACTCTGTAAAGtattatataaaaagtgaGGAAACTTCCCCTGTTCTAACACATagctactttttttttctttaattctttatttgactttttatttctttcccCGTTGCTGCTAAACAACATCATACAACCTGGCTCTTAACATGAGTAGCCATACATCTTGAAGTACATAACAGTAGAAAAGAATGCTGCTAAAAGAAATGTGTAAGACACAGATCATTGCCGTGGATAATGTCCACCACGATTCCTTGAATTCCGCCTTGGCATCATACCACCACTTCCCGGCATCATCGGTGGAGGCATTCCCGGATAAAATGACATTGGCTGTGCTCCATTTATAGCCATTGGGTTTGGAGTATACATAGGTATGAACTGTGGCTGTTGATACACAAACTGATACTGCGGAACAGCTCCCATCTGCATTCCACTCATCTGGTTAGGCGATTGCATATGTATTGGCTGAGGCGGCGGCGCATTCACAGATGCCATTGGTAACTGTTGTGTTTGAACTGGTTGCTGCCCCTGCTGCCGAGACTTTGGCTGTTGAGCCTGTTGTGGTATGTGAGGCAAGGCAGGTTGCACTGCCTGAACAGGTTGCACAGGAGACTGGGGTGGAACATTCTGCATACTAGGAGAGGAACTTTGAGAattgtttcttctgcttGCACTACTACCACGGCGTCCGTATGCAAACTGCTGTGAAGTTTGCTGAGGAGATAACGGATTAATTTCCATCATGCGAGGAGGGCCCCCTGATGGCATAATGATTGGCGGTGGTATCGATTGCGGTGCCATCATAGGTATCGTCTGAGAAGGCATAAACAGCTTTCTACCCATCGGTGGAGCAGGAACCCATTCGGGTTGCAAGGAGAACGTACTTTTGTAGGACTCCGCAACTGTTGATGGCCAGGTAGGTGTTGTTGTAAATGGTCGTTCTATTTGAACGATCAAAATAGCACCAGTTGCCGAGTTCTTTTCATTATCCTTCGATTGCTGCTCATATTCCATCTTTGCGCTAACAAGAAGACTAAATTTGCCCTCTAATAAGCTCCGCTTAGCCTTGGATGTATCGGAAGGAACTTTCCCGGCGCCAAAGAACGATGCAGGAGACCTCCTGTGCCTATTCTGTTGTGCTTGGCCATATCTTGTATCcgtattatttttcaaaggaAGATTGGTCATATTAGCAACTTTACCAACCTTCGTGCTGTTCGTCTTAACTTTAGTAATGACCGATTCAGAATGAACACCATCCTGGTGCTCTTTCTGTAATTTCTGGCCATCATGACTGGTTTTGGTCTCTTCTTGCTTGAACGACGAAGATTTCTCACCGACATTAGTAGCTCCTTTATCGTTAACTTTCTTAGCCGTCTGCTGAGGCTTAGCTTCAACCTTCTTTTCCCTTCCTTTCGAATCAGCTTTCTGCCTCTGCATGCGAGCTTTGGATATTAAAGGTAAGATATCTCCTGGCACGTTCTCAGGGATTTTAAGGTGTGCAGAAAACTCCTTTAATGCAGCGATATCGGATTGATGCTTTGACAAAGGTTTACTACCAGAATTTGCTAAAGTTCCAGCCTCATTTTTATTGGAAACATTAGCTGAAGCAGCTTTTGGTTTCTCCTGATTCTTACTTGAGGATGAAACAACTGGGGCAGACTTTGGAACTGCGTCATTGTTGATCTCTGGATTATTCGAGGTTGAAGCAGACTCTTCCGTAGCAACTTTCTTAATTGGCTTTGCAGGTAGATTTGTTACAGCTGAAGAGTAAATGACAGCAGGATCCTTGTGGTAATACGCAGCACGTTGACGAGGCGTAGCATATCTTCCTGCCTGAACAGGCTTtatagaagaaatagacTTTTGCTTGttgcttttcaacattCCCATCAAaatcttatcttcatccgGATGTGCAGAGGGCCTGCGATTATCCTTTTGTTTATCAGATGTCGaatcttttcctttcctgcTTGTAGGGGATTGATCCCTCAGAACACCGGAATacttatcttcttcatcgaATCCACTGTCATCAACACGTAGCCCACGTTCCTCCGCCAAGTGAACATTGCCATGAGTGCCCTGCGACTCAATCTCATGAGCAAttctttctgcttcctTAAATCTCCGCTGAAAATCAGGACTGTCCTTGGATATCTTTGTAGTGTACAAAGATTCGTCGAAGGTTGAATGAATGTtaaacttttcttcatttgcTTTAAACTGATCCCAGTGACCGCCACTAGACTTACCAGTATTCAATTCCAAGGAATCAAGTGTTTGATCCACCAAGCCGTCATCAGGAACccatttcttcaaagcatGAGGCTGAAAAGTGTGGTGTTCGGAAGATATTGCAGAATCCGTTTTAAAGCCATTAGATTCGTCGGACTTAACACCGTTAGATTCTCCAGAATAAATTTCGTTCTTTTCAACAGTTGTGAAGTCCACATTCCGTATTCTTATCATAAGGATATCCTTGTTCGGAATTAGTAAATACTCAGaatcaaatatttcaacttTGTGATCATTTGCAGGGGCAGGAGTTTCGTCTAAGGGAAACTTTAAACAGATGGAGAAATTTCCATCACTTGAAAACTCGCCAATTGTGTAAAGAATTCCAGATATTCTAAGGCCAGAATTCAATGACACCACTGCCTTTCGACCAATTGCTTTAACAAGACCATACAAAAGCCTATCCGCCATTTGCTTTCCTGTAGCCATTGCGTGAGGAGAGGGGGAACGACGACGActttgatttcttgaaGCCATACTTGTTGACGATGGATAATATCCAAAAAGTTCTCCAATGTGATGAATGTATGGTGTAAAAGCCAGCTAGAAACGTTAAAACGAGCGGTCTGTTTATAACACCAAACGAAGGAATAGGGAagcgaagaaaaaataaaaatatggaaggaaaagcaaaaaaaaaaaaaaaaaaaattcacagACTAAAATCAGTGGGGTGTCCGGATATCAAACCTCCTTAAATGATCTTAataagatatatataatggGAAGTGCTACAAGGCAgctttaaaaagaaaaaagtatgtatatatatacaaacaAAATTAAATTGAAATGCTACGTTGAGCCTATTCCAAGGTTATGTATATGTATGATTGATTATGTGTGTATAAACGACAAGCCAACATGATTGGATGCGCATCCTTACACCAGCAACagataaattaaataaaatcacAATGCTCAGCTCATGTCATTTGAgtgttgaaaataattaattaaacTTTTTCTGATTGGAGTGCTCGAATTTTATTAACCTTCTTGGTTGATGCTGACTGATGCTTAGTGTGTGGggtgagaaaaaagcatttacAAGACTTCCCTATATATGGAACTAAACACCAAGTATGCTTTGAATGCCACTGCTTTTTATAATACAGGCTTATGCAAATGCTTACTTTGCATTATATAATTATCGGCTATTTTAATTCTTCTGATCAGTAGTGCTACGATAGCGAACTTTATGGAGAATATGTAAATGTATGTCATGTAAtgctattttttcttggagtctttttttttttttttttttttttgtagtgTGGTGTGCGTTCTAGTTAAAATGTGCGTAAATTTCCTTAATTTTGACTACAAAACGTTGATAACCCATACAGTTTCACTAAACTTCAGACACGTCACATACCACAGAACAAATCATTATAGctgatatatatattgaaaaatgaaggcATCTTTTGTTGCTTCTATGAGACCCGCATTCAAGGCCTACATGAGACCAAGTTACAAGACAATGATGAGACCAACCACCCGGGCGATGAACCAGGCACAGGTAAGTTTGATTTAGTTTATGGTACAAGGACAAACATGTATTTTCCGTGGAGATCGATACTAACACCGATGTCTAAACATTTCAAtttagaaaaaagagaaaccagtctttttttcaccagAGTTATACccacttttctttgcttgTGGTGTTGTTATCTGTTCTGCAACATACTTCTCTACAAAGCATTTGAAGCATGATTCATTGAAGTTGGGAAGGTCCGTTCCTACTCAGAACGAGAAATTTGAGGAGGtgatcaagaaaaattgaattaCGCAGAATACATTCGCCTACTTTGAGGgcatatttatttaacaACATAAACGTGGTTATCCAATTAAGCACGCAAGTTGCAG
It includes:
- a CDS encoding uncharacterized protein (BUSCO:EOG09262HQM), producing the protein MATGKQMADRLLYGLVKAIGRKAVVSLNSGLRISGILYTIGEFSSDGNFSICLKFPLDETPAPANDHKVEIFDSEYLLIPNKDILMIRIRNVDFTTVEKNEIYSGESNGVKSDESNGFKTDSAISSEHHTFQPHALKKWVPDDGLVDQTLDSLELNTGKSSGGHWDQFKANEEKFNIHSTFDESLYTTKISKDSPDFQRRFKEAERIAHEIESQGTHGNVHLAEERGLRVDDSGFDEEDKYSGVLRDQSPTSRKGKDSTSDKQKDNRRPSAHPDEDKILMGMLKSNKQKSISSIKPVQAGRYATPRQRAAYYHKDPAVIYSSAVTNLPAKPIKKVATEESASTSNNPEINNDAVPKSAPVVSSSSKNQEKPKAASANVSNKNEAGTLANSGSKPLSKHQSDIAALKEFSAHLKIPENVPGDILPLISKARMQRQKADSKGREKKVEAKPQQTAKKVNDKGATNVGEKSSSFKQEETKTSHDGQKLQKEHQDGVHSESVITKVKTNSTKVGKVANMTNLPLKNNTDTRYGQAQQNRHRRSPASFFGAGKVPSDTSKAKRSLLEGKFSLLVSAKMEYEQQSKDNEKNSATGAILIVQIERPFTTTPTWPSTVAESYKSTFSLQPEWVPAPPMGRKLFMPSQTIPMMAPQSIPPPIIMPSGGPPRMMEINPLSPQQTSQQFAYGRRGSSASRRNNSQSSSPSMQNVPPQSPVQPVQAVQPALPHIPQQAQQPKSRQQGQQPVQTQQLPMASVNAPPPQPIHMQSPNQMSGMQMGAVPQYQFVYQQPQFIPMYTPNPMAINGAQPMSFYPGMPPPMMPGSGGMMPRRNSRNRGGHYPRQ